One genomic window of Meleagris gallopavo isolate NT-WF06-2002-E0010 breed Aviagen turkey brand Nicholas breeding stock chromosome 22, Turkey_5.1, whole genome shotgun sequence includes the following:
- the CCN5 gene encoding WNT1-inducible-signaling pathway protein 2 isoform X2 → MRLRLEKQLLILSLLCILSKVCSQLCRRPCYCSHVLPRCPPGSPLVLDGCGCCRICARRLGEPCDYLHVCDRSQGLICDYSSGTGGTCNFEDDEEGCEVNGRLYRDGEVFQPSCKLQCRCLDGGFTCVPLCQEDVRLPTPDCPYPRRVDVPGKCCPEWVCEAGERQSTGAAPAVPYLCQPWGTEWGACSATCGVGFSTRISNQNRYCRLETQRRLCVLRPCPALPAASPLRG, encoded by the exons ATGAGGCTCCGGCTGGAGAAGCAGCTCCTCATCCTTTCCCTGCTCTGCATCCTCTCCAAG GTGTGCTCCCAGCTGTGCCGACGGCCGTGCTACTGCTCCCACGTGCTGCCCCGCTGCCCACCTGGGTCCCCCCTGGTTCTGGATGGCTGTGGTTGCTGCAGGATCTGCGCTCGGCGCCTGGGAGAGCCCTGCGACTACCTGCATGTCTGCGACCGCAGCCAGGGGCTCATCTGTGACTACAGCTCGGGGACAGGAGGCACCTGCAACT TTGAAGACGACGAGGAGGGCTGTGAGGTGAATGGGCGGCTGTACCGTGACggggaggtgttccagcccAGCTGCAAGCTGCAGTGCCGCTGCCTGGATGGGGGCTTCACCTGCGTCCCGCTCTGCCAGGAGGACGTCCGCCTGCCCACCCCAGACTGCCCCTACCCACGGCGTGTGGACGTCCCAGGGAAGTGCTGCCCTGAGTGGGTCTGCGAGGCCGGAGAGCGGCAGAGCACTGGGGCAG CCCCCGCAGTGCCGTACCTCTGCCAGCCGTGGGGCACGGAGTGGGGCGCCTGCTCGGCCACCTGCGGCGTGGGCTTCTCCACCCGCATCTCCAACCAGAACCGCTACTGCCGGCTGGAGACACAGCGGCGGCTCTGTGTGCTCAGGCCCTGCCCGGCTCTGCCGGCGGCATCCCCTCTG AGGGGATGA
- the LOC100550971 gene encoding LOW QUALITY PROTEIN: P2Y purinoceptor 1-like (The sequence of the model RefSeq protein was modified relative to this genomic sequence to represent the inferred CDS: inserted 2 bases in 1 codon; substituted 1 base at 1 genomic stop codon) encodes MLLLHASLEVHXGQAASHIRGAGTAPGTRCAGPGPPALFWRISALPSLLTPAVCGAVRSEHGAAGRSWMRGARVAFPGDGTQRAERQRTVSSPTHAAQSRPMHAFFPPLPAPPEIARASVPGSQYLQRAGSSSRSPTLRIPXPGLDPDPTSTSPSTEPPAHLLRRPMANSTPLWDNSSRALCPVDAAFAQRFLPAVYLVVTPLGLVGNVLGLCYLRSGPRSPLSLLVGHLGLADLLYVCTLPFLISYYLHGRTWAFGRGWCRLTRGLFHLNLYASIGFLTCISVHRYLGIVHPLRARGRCQAAVSPGRLSAAVWLWVIVQVGPDFAFSKMDPMGMRCHDTTGDESLGAYVPYTAAITVTGFVIPFLIIVGCYCHVVVVLCRSDTVEPGLRRSSIRLVVLVMVLFSACFLPYHIFRNLNLLSRAWQRRGSCTQAMKDIYVSYQVTRGLASFNSALNPLLYVMTSKDCVSRIRNIHQRAKETLGSIFTWEFSNQAHRTRSSIVFEEQEASEQL; translated from the exons atgttGTTGCTGCACGCTTCCCTGGAGGTGCACTAGGGCCAGGCAGCGTCGCACATCCGTGGTGCTGGCACCGCCCCTGGCACGCGATGTGCTGGACCGGGGCCACCCGCACTTTTCTGGCGGATCTCTGCCCTGCCCTCGCTCCTCACGCCGGCTGTCTGTGGGGCCGTGCGGTCTGAGCACGGAGCTGCAGGTCGGAGCTGGATGCGGGGTGCAAGAGTGGCGTTCCCTGGGGACGGGACGCAGCGAGCAGAGCGGCAGCGAACTGTGAGCTCTCCCACCCACGCGGCGCAGAGCCGTCCCATGCATGCCTTCTTCCCGCCCCTCCCAGCACCACCAGAAATAGCTCGAGCCTCGGTGCCCGGCTCGCAGTACCTCCAGCGGGCTGGCAGCTCCTCTAGGAGCCCCACACTCCGTATCCC GCCGGGGCTGGATCCCGACCCCACGAGCACCTCCCCGAGCACCGAACCGCCTGCTCATCTCCTCCGGCGCCCGATGGCCAACAGCACTCCGCTCTGGGACAACAGCAGCCGGGCTCTGTGCCCCGTGGATGCCGCCTTCGCGCAGCGCTTCCTGCCCGCCGTGTACCTGGTGGTGACCCCGCTGGGGCTGGTGGGGAACgtgctggggctgtgctatCTGCGCTCCGGCCCCCGCAGCCCGCTCAGCCTGCTGGTGGGTCACCTGGGCCTGGCCGACCTGCTGTACGTCTGCACGCTGCCCTTCCTCATCAGCTACTACCTGCACGGCCGCACCTGGGCCTTCGGGAGGGGCTGGTGCCGCCTCACCCGCGGGCTCTTCCACCTCAACCTCTACGCCAGCATCGGTTTCCTCACCTGCATCAGCGTGCACCGCTACCTGGGCATCGTGCATCCGCTGCGGGCGCGGGGCCGCTGCCAGGCTGCCGTGTCTCCAGGCCGGCTCAGCGCGGCCGTGTGGCTGTGGGTCATCGTGCAGGTGGGCCCTGACTTCGCTTTCAGCAAGATGGACCCTATGGGGATGCGGTGCCACGACACGACGGGGGATGAAAGCCTGGGTGCCTACGTGCCCTATACCGCCGCCATCACCGTGACGGGGTTCGTCATCCCCTTCCTCATCATCGTCGGGTGCTACTGCCACGTGGTGGTGGTGCTCTGCAGGAGCGACACGGTGGAGCCCGGCCTCAGGAGGAGCAGCATCAGGCTGGTGGTGCTCGTCATGGtcctcttctctgcctgcttcCTGCCCTACCACATCTTCAGGAACCTCAACTTGCTGTCCCGAGCCTGGCAGCGGCGGGGGTCCTGCACACAGGCCATGAAGGACATCTACGTCTCCTACCAGGTGACCAGGGGCCTGGCCAGCTTCAACAGTGCACTCAACCCTCTGCTCTACGTGATGACCAGCAAAGACTGCGTGTCACGCATAAGGAATATCCACCAAAGGGCCAAGGAGACCCTGGGATCCATCTTCACATGGGAATTCTCTAACCAAGCCCACAGGACGAGGAGCAGCATCGTCTTTGAGGAGCAGGAGGCTTCTGAGCAGCTCTGA
- the PKIG gene encoding cAMP-dependent protein kinase inhibitor gamma, whose protein sequence is MEVESSTYTDFISCDRAGRRNAVHDIQRDANTISMRKLTKDIGELGVEGAESEEASTSSERDPVARPKEQESKSSP, encoded by the exons ATGGAGGTAGAGTCCAGCACGTACACAGACTTCATTTCCTGCGACAGGGCTGGTCGGAGGAATGCTGTCCATGACATCCAGCGGGATGCAAACACCATCAGCATGCGCAAGCTGACCAAGGACATCGGCGAGCTCGGCGTCGAAGGGGCAG AGAGTGAAGAAGCCAGCACCTCTTCTGAGAGAGACCCTGTAGCAAGACCAAAGGAGCAAGAAAGCAAATCATCCCCATGA
- the CCN5 gene encoding WNT1-inducible-signaling pathway protein 2 isoform X1, translating to MRLRLEKQLLILSLLCILSKVCSQLCRRPCYCSHVLPRCPPGSPLVLDGCGCCRICARRLGEPCDYLHVCDRSQGLICDYSSGTGGTCNFEDDEEGCEVNGRLYRDGEVFQPSCKLQCRCLDGGFTCVPLCQEDVRLPTPDCPYPRRVDVPGKCCPEWVCEAGERQSTGAAPAVPYLCQPWGTEWGACSATCGVGFSTRISNQNRYCRLETQRRLCVLRPCPALPAASPLVSDGDANTSRQQLGVGMGHPSQHPVHAPPAPQP from the exons ATGAGGCTCCGGCTGGAGAAGCAGCTCCTCATCCTTTCCCTGCTCTGCATCCTCTCCAAG GTGTGCTCCCAGCTGTGCCGACGGCCGTGCTACTGCTCCCACGTGCTGCCCCGCTGCCCACCTGGGTCCCCCCTGGTTCTGGATGGCTGTGGTTGCTGCAGGATCTGCGCTCGGCGCCTGGGAGAGCCCTGCGACTACCTGCATGTCTGCGACCGCAGCCAGGGGCTCATCTGTGACTACAGCTCGGGGACAGGAGGCACCTGCAACT TTGAAGACGACGAGGAGGGCTGTGAGGTGAATGGGCGGCTGTACCGTGACggggaggtgttccagcccAGCTGCAAGCTGCAGTGCCGCTGCCTGGATGGGGGCTTCACCTGCGTCCCGCTCTGCCAGGAGGACGTCCGCCTGCCCACCCCAGACTGCCCCTACCCACGGCGTGTGGACGTCCCAGGGAAGTGCTGCCCTGAGTGGGTCTGCGAGGCCGGAGAGCGGCAGAGCACTGGGGCAG CCCCCGCAGTGCCGTACCTCTGCCAGCCGTGGGGCACGGAGTGGGGCGCCTGCTCGGCCACCTGCGGCGTGGGCTTCTCCACCCGCATCTCCAACCAGAACCGCTACTGCCGGCTGGAGACACAGCGGCGGCTCTGTGTGCTCAGGCCCTGCCCGGCTCTGCCGGCGGCATCCCCTCTGGTAAGCGATGGTGATGCCAACACCTCCAGGCAGCAGCTTGGAGTGGGAATGGGACATCCCAGCCAACATCCCGTGCACGCCCCACCAGCCCCCCAGCCATGA